One segment of Arthrobacter sp. MMS18-M83 DNA contains the following:
- the rsfS gene encoding ribosome silencing factor, which produces MTAHEQSVLLARHAARAAADKLAEDIIALDVSERLALTDVFLIASAPTERQVNAIVDGIEEELLKQDLRPVRREGRSEGRWVLLDYADIVVHVQHTEDRVFYALERLWKDCPVVDLDLGDDASAKAPAIEES; this is translated from the coding sequence GTGACTGCACATGAACAATCCGTCCTCTTGGCCCGCCACGCCGCCCGCGCGGCAGCGGACAAGCTGGCCGAGGACATCATCGCCCTGGACGTCAGCGAACGTCTGGCCCTGACCGACGTCTTCCTGATCGCCTCCGCTCCGACGGAACGCCAGGTCAACGCCATTGTTGACGGCATCGAGGAAGAGCTGCTCAAGCAGGATCTTCGGCCTGTCCGCCGCGAAGGGCGTTCCGAGGGCCGGTGGGTCCTTCTTGACTACGCCGACATCGTGGTGCACGTCCAGCACACCGAGGACCGGGTCTTCTACGCCTTGGAGCGCCTGTGGAAAGACTGCCCGGTGGTGGATCTGGATCTCGGTGACGACGCCTCGGCGAAGGCTCCGGCCATCGAGGAATCCTAG
- a CDS encoding LacI family DNA-binding transcriptional regulator, giving the protein MADVARIAGVSRSTVSYALSGVRPIAPETRERILQAMSDLGYTPNLLAQGLAGKRTGIVSLIFPVGEQGMNTTEFEYVQGAAEQARADGYHLLLWPMDPDDLGEMQRVVAQGLVDGILLMEIRSFDERIPILIETGVPFVSIGRPTDAAGLAFVDADFEAMGELAVAHLVGLGHTEIGLVTHSRESLDAGYGPVVRSWDAVAAAASRHGINARLFPAASSLAGGRDVFEQILEGAPETTGLVMINEAATAGLLGAAANHGWRVPEFLSFVAINTSAGSAERFMPALTTASAEPRAMGREAAQFLSRRLKGEGTEVLQWLAEPVLTLRGSTTVARATRS; this is encoded by the coding sequence ATGGCCGATGTCGCACGGATTGCTGGCGTTTCCCGGAGTACTGTGTCCTATGCCCTCAGCGGTGTCCGGCCGATTGCGCCCGAAACGCGGGAGCGGATCTTGCAGGCCATGTCTGACCTTGGCTACACGCCGAACCTGCTCGCCCAGGGGCTAGCCGGTAAGCGGACCGGCATCGTCTCCTTGATTTTCCCGGTCGGGGAGCAAGGCATGAACACCACGGAATTCGAATACGTTCAAGGTGCTGCCGAACAAGCGCGCGCTGACGGATACCATCTTCTTCTGTGGCCAATGGACCCCGACGACCTGGGCGAGATGCAGCGGGTCGTGGCCCAGGGCTTGGTGGATGGAATCCTCCTCATGGAAATCAGGTCATTCGACGAACGGATCCCCATCCTGATCGAAACCGGTGTTCCGTTCGTCTCGATCGGACGGCCGACGGATGCCGCCGGTCTGGCATTTGTCGACGCGGATTTCGAAGCCATGGGCGAGCTCGCTGTAGCGCATCTGGTGGGCCTGGGTCACACGGAAATCGGGCTCGTGACGCATTCGCGGGAGTCCTTGGACGCCGGATACGGTCCGGTGGTCCGCTCGTGGGATGCCGTGGCAGCTGCCGCGTCGCGGCACGGCATCAACGCGCGGCTGTTCCCGGCCGCGAGCTCTCTTGCCGGTGGTCGCGACGTGTTCGAACAGATTCTCGAAGGGGCTCCGGAAACAACGGGACTCGTGATGATCAATGAAGCGGCAACCGCAGGCCTTCTGGGTGCGGCGGCGAACCATGGTTGGCGCGTCCCAGAGTTTCTCTCCTTTGTCGCGATCAACACCAGCGCCGGCTCCGCGGAGCGCTTCATGCCTGCCCTGACGACTGCATCCGCAGAGCCGAGAGCTATGGGGCGTGAGGCCGCGCAATTTCTTTCGCGCCGTCTGAAAGGCGAAGGGACAGAAGTTCTGCAGTGGCTGGCCGAACCAGTGCTGACTTTGCGAGGAAGCACCACAGTGGCACGCGCTACCCGGTCGTAA
- the glgP gene encoding alpha-glucan family phosphorylase: MKAIRRFTVRTVLPEAIAPLARLAKNLRWSWHLPTRELFSTLNTEAWEQSKHDPMTFLGLVSREELHELAADAAVVERVQHAAADLDRYLSEPRWYQGLGPDAPACIAYFSPEFGITEVLPQYSGGLGILAGDHLKAASDLGVPLIGVGLLYQAGYFKQSLSRDAWQQETYPVLDPDGLPLTLLREEDGAPALISLPLPGDRKLRAHIWRADVGRVPLLLLDSNVPANDDAARGITDRLYGGGGDHRLQQELLLGMGGVKALRVYQRLTGTPAPEVFHTNEGHAGFLGVERIQELMSSEAPLTWSEALAAGRASTVFTTHTPVPAGIDRFEAVQIRHFFDAGLAPDVPVDKVLELGRENYDGGNPAVFNMAVMGLRLAQRANGVAKLHGVVSREMFSGLWPGFDHTEIPITSVTNGVHVPTWIDPKMSRLAAKYFGSTDVDATGWDKIYDVSDAELWTLRRELRSALVEDVRTRLRASWKKRGAADAELGWTDTVLDPDVLTIGFARRVPTYKRLTLMLRDPARLKALLLHPKHPIQLVIAGKSHPADDAGKKMIQDLVKFTDDPAVRHRIVFLPNYDIAMARTLFPGCDVWLNNPLRPLEACGTSGMKAAINGSLNLSVLDGWWDEMYDGENGWAIPTANNDASPTERDDIEAAALYELLETQVAPRFYGSTVSADAGAAGPSQSGPETIPTHWVSMIKHTLAHLGPAVSADRMLQDYVNTLYRPAAVAGRQAGTASFKEAKELAAWITKIRNAWPQLIVEHVDSVGVTEEPQIGDTLQVNAYIALHDLTPEDVSVEVAYGRAQDADELEEVALVELTETEDLGNGRHLFTGSILINRSGSFGYTVRVFPKHPSLASKAELGLISNA; encoded by the coding sequence GTGAAAGCTATTCGAAGGTTCACGGTCCGGACGGTTCTGCCGGAAGCAATTGCCCCGCTGGCACGGCTGGCGAAGAACCTGCGCTGGTCGTGGCATTTGCCGACACGTGAACTGTTTTCCACCCTGAACACCGAGGCATGGGAGCAGAGCAAACATGACCCGATGACCTTCTTGGGTCTGGTCAGCCGCGAGGAACTGCACGAGCTCGCGGCGGATGCTGCAGTCGTTGAGCGTGTCCAGCACGCGGCGGCGGATCTTGACCGGTACCTGAGCGAGCCGCGCTGGTACCAGGGCCTCGGTCCGGATGCTCCGGCGTGCATCGCCTATTTCTCCCCCGAGTTCGGCATCACCGAGGTGCTTCCGCAGTATTCCGGGGGCCTGGGGATCCTGGCCGGAGACCACTTGAAGGCCGCGTCGGACCTGGGCGTGCCGCTGATCGGCGTCGGGCTGCTCTACCAGGCGGGCTATTTCAAGCAGTCCCTTTCGCGGGACGCCTGGCAGCAGGAAACGTATCCGGTGCTGGACCCTGACGGACTGCCGCTGACGTTGCTGCGCGAAGAAGACGGTGCGCCGGCTCTGATCTCGCTGCCGCTGCCGGGTGACCGAAAGCTGCGCGCGCACATCTGGCGTGCCGACGTTGGACGCGTTCCGCTTCTGCTGCTCGACTCGAACGTGCCCGCCAACGACGACGCGGCGCGCGGGATCACGGACCGCCTCTACGGCGGCGGCGGTGACCACCGCCTGCAGCAGGAGCTCCTGCTGGGCATGGGCGGGGTGAAGGCACTGCGCGTCTACCAGCGGCTCACGGGCACCCCGGCTCCGGAGGTGTTCCACACCAACGAAGGCCACGCCGGTTTCCTGGGCGTCGAACGGATCCAGGAGCTGATGTCCTCCGAGGCCCCGCTGACGTGGTCCGAGGCCCTGGCCGCGGGGCGTGCGTCCACGGTGTTCACCACCCACACCCCCGTGCCGGCAGGCATCGACCGCTTCGAGGCCGTGCAGATCAGGCACTTCTTCGACGCCGGCCTGGCCCCGGACGTGCCGGTGGACAAGGTCCTGGAACTGGGCCGGGAGAACTACGACGGCGGCAACCCCGCGGTCTTCAACATGGCCGTCATGGGCCTGCGCCTGGCGCAGCGGGCCAACGGCGTGGCCAAGCTGCACGGCGTGGTCTCCCGCGAGATGTTCTCCGGGCTCTGGCCGGGCTTCGACCACACCGAAATCCCCATCACCTCCGTCACCAACGGCGTCCACGTACCCACCTGGATCGACCCGAAGATGAGCAGGCTCGCCGCAAAGTACTTCGGCAGCACCGACGTGGATGCCACCGGTTGGGACAAGATCTACGACGTGAGTGACGCAGAGCTGTGGACTCTGCGGCGTGAGCTGCGCTCCGCTTTGGTGGAGGACGTGCGGACTCGCCTGAGGGCTTCGTGGAAGAAGCGCGGCGCCGCGGATGCGGAACTGGGCTGGACGGACACCGTGCTGGACCCGGACGTGCTGACGATCGGCTTCGCCCGGCGCGTACCGACCTACAAGCGGCTCACCCTCATGCTCCGCGATCCGGCCCGCCTCAAGGCGCTGCTGCTGCACCCCAAGCACCCCATCCAGCTGGTCATCGCCGGCAAGTCCCACCCGGCGGATGACGCGGGCAAGAAGATGATCCAGGACCTGGTGAAGTTCACCGACGACCCCGCCGTCCGGCACCGGATCGTGTTCCTGCCCAACTACGACATCGCCATGGCCCGCACCCTGTTCCCGGGCTGCGACGTGTGGCTGAACAACCCGCTCCGGCCCCTGGAGGCCTGCGGGACCTCCGGCATGAAGGCGGCCATCAACGGGTCCCTGAACCTGTCCGTGCTGGATGGCTGGTGGGATGAGATGTACGACGGCGAGAACGGCTGGGCGATCCCCACCGCCAACAACGACGCATCCCCCACCGAACGCGACGACATCGAGGCCGCGGCCCTCTACGAGCTCCTGGAGACCCAGGTGGCCCCGCGTTTCTACGGCTCCACGGTCTCCGCAGATGCCGGCGCGGCGGGTCCCTCCCAGTCCGGCCCGGAAACCATCCCGACGCACTGGGTCTCCATGATCAAGCACACCCTGGCCCACCTCGGCCCCGCGGTCTCGGCCGACCGCATGCTCCAGGACTACGTCAACACCCTCTACCGCCCGGCAGCTGTCGCCGGCAGGCAGGCGGGAACGGCCTCGTTCAAGGAGGCGAAGGAACTGGCGGCCTGGATCACGAAGATCCGCAACGCCTGGCCGCAGCTGATCGTGGAACACGTCGATTCCGTGGGCGTCACCGAGGAGCCGCAGATCGGCGACACGCTCCAGGTCAATGCCTACATCGCGCTGCACGATTTGACCCCCGAGGACGTGTCAGTCGAAGTGGCGTATGGCCGGGCCCAGGACGCAGACGAGCTGGAGGAAGTGGCACTGGTCGAGCTGACTGAAACGGAGGACCTTGGCAACGGGCGCCACCTGTTCACCGGCTCCATCCTGATCAACCGCTCCGGATCCTTCGGCTACACCGTCCGCGTGTTCCCGAAGCACCCGTCCCTGGCCTCGAAGGCCGAACTGGGGCTCATCTCCAACGCCTGA